The stretch of DNA GTAGCCTCAACTCACCGTTCCATACACTCCGCAACAAAATGGAATTGAGTAAGAAAAAAATACAACTGTAATGAAGATGGCAAGATGCTTGAGCATGACTGAAAATACGAAAGTTAAAGGTGAGCAGAAATGTCAAATTTAATGAAGATGATATATGGACAGAAAAGAAAGGAACGTGAAGCAGCACACAATCAAATTAAGGCTATGGAGGAAAAAGATCAAGGCAGTGACGTGGAGTAGGCTGTAAAAGAACCCAGAACTTCACAAGATATCTACTACAGATAAAATCTAGCAACACTTGAACCATTAACAGAGCAAAGCATTAAGTCAAGGAAGTTGGAGAAAGCCCATTGAAAAGGAAATCAGTATGATAAAAAAGAATCACTAGGGAGTCGTTTAAACCGCCTAAGAATCATAGGTCTTAAGCGGATTTAAAGAACTAAACTCAACACCGATCACGGATGGATAAAAAGGTGAcacaaataacaataaaaactTAAATGGAATGACAATCACCAATCGCAGAAGGAAAGAACCGTTTGTCGTGACAATCACCAATCACAAGACCCTTATCTTACTAAAAATTGATCAAAACAAAAATCTTGGTCAGAATGAGATCTCTCACTTctagtctttcaaaaatttggttaAATGTCATACATAAATGGAATTACAAATAATTTTAAGGGAAAAATTCTCTCTGTGCCAAGTGAGTTGCTTAAGAAAATAATGAAGTACTTCGAATAAATGGGACAAATAAACAATTAGAACTAAAATGACAATAATTTATTAACTGATTACTCTCCACTTAGAATTTGGGTGAGAAGTCGTATCTAAACACAAATTACCCATCAAAAAGCCTTCATACAATGTGTCCACTAGCATCAAAGGAGCTTAGATTCTACATGGTCCATGTCCCTTTTTCCATAATAGGTTCCACTCAATGGTCATTCAATATGTAATTAATACATCTTCAACATcctatatataataaattacatGTAAATAAGTGCGGGAATTTTGTTTGTATTTAAGCTGTAAGATATACATACTGTGATCAGATGAGaggaaaagaaaagaagaaactGAAGGCATCACTAAGTTCCATATGAACAAAACATTGATTCCAGTCAACTAGAGGTGTCCATTCAGACGTAGACCCAAGATTTAATATAAGAGGTGAAATTTTTGGTTTCTAAAACACATCGGTCATACGATTTTCTTGTGACGTAGGATGGAATTTATAAATGCCCCAGAAAGGGATGGATGGTTTTCTTAagcattttgaaaatatttgattCATGGGTTGAATGTTAACTTCTGAAAATGAGTTTCTTTTCTCAATCCAACATTTAATCAAACAGAATACAGCTCATAGCAGGCATAACACGTTAACCAGATACTGTTATCTCTGTGCAATTCCCTAATGTCGCATGTGTACAAAAAGCAAGCATAGAATGAGAAAGCTGGGAACAGACCTCCAACGAATAGTTGTATGCAAGAGTGCCGCCGCAATCCATGAAGAGAAGTAAAAGAGTGGTAATGATTTCTGCTCAACCAATGCATCTGCCAGTACACTTGGTCCTATTAGGACCAACCAATGCATCTGAAATGTGTCAATCACAGAACCTATTGGTCCTCCCATTAGgctcaaatatttcaaaaatgttGAATCATACCCATACAGGATGTTGATGCAGGTTCAAGTACCCAAATTCACTCCTCTTATTTGCTCtttttgtaaataaataaattaacgtTGAAACAGTGTCATCCAAATCCACAATGAACATTCAAAACGATGCAAAAGGAGTCTAATCCGCCACACCATAACACAGCAACTACACAACACGAAACATTACCTGCAGATGAGTAATGGCATGGCTAACAAGGCATGTGGTCCCATCGCCAACAGTCGGGAACAATCTTCCTCCTAAAGATATGGAACGCCAAATCCACTCAGCCCCAAGGACCAGGAGGCCAATGGAAAAAACTGCCCGCTCATCAAAGCCACATACTGCACCACtcgaatatataaattttattggCAAGTAAATTTGAACAGTTCCACTGGACACAAATAATCACTTCATTTATATTCAGAAGCAAATCAGAAACAACTGCCAGGAAAGAGTCCAGGAAAATCCACACCATTAAAAGCTCAAAAACAAAACTAAAAAATGGACACAATTTGCAGGCTTCAATTCTGAAACAAGTTGTTCCATTCATTCACAGATTTCCACGAGAGCACATCTaaaacaacaaaatataaatattacagCCTTGATTCATCTCATTCTAAGCCCAGAAAGGAACCATACATTTCTAACAAAGAAAATCTAAGCAGCAGCCTTCTTGGGAGACTTGGTAGCCTTGGAAGGAGATTTAGGCGCCTTGGCAGCAGTCTCTCCACCACTCTTCTTAGGCAATAGCACTGGGTTGATGTTTGGAAGCACCCCACCATGGGCAATGGTGACTCCCTGAAGCAACTTTCCAAGCTCTTCGTCGTTCCTCACGGCCAAAAGGACGTGCCTAGGGATGATCCTGTTCTTCTTATTGTCTCGAGCCGCATTCCCAGCTAATTCCAACACCTATAAACAAGAACCCAAGTGGAAAAGGATTCAGATTCCAGAACCCAATAGCCAGAGACAACGCTTAAAGCAGACGCCAAAAAGAATATCGGCACAAACACGTCAAGAAATGTAAAAAAATTAGACtgataataaatatattataattcaCGAAACATAGGGAAAATCAAGCCCCTCAATGTACGAAATTCTGATGTTGAAATAAATGGCCCATTTGCAAAAATGGAACATCGGACAGTTAAATAAAATGCACCACAAGCAAGACATGGCATTGATAAAGAATCAAAACCACGAACTCCATTGCAATTCCGATTCCACAAAATCGAGACCCAGTAACAAAAAAGAGTTGAAAACAGATCCAAAATGGAAGCGAAGAATccacaacccaaaaataaatacCTCAGCTGCTAAGTACTCAAGAACGGCTGCCAAGTAGACTGGAGCCCCAGTTCCAACCCTCTGCGCATACCGCCCTTTCTTCAAGTAACGCCCTATTCTCCCCACGGGAAACTGCAGGCCAGCCCTCACAGACCTGGTCACCGATTTCTTCTTCGGGCCTCCGCCCTTCCTCCCACCAGCACCCTTCTTCACTTTTGCCGTGGCCTCCATGAACAATAATCTCAACCCGGAAAACGAGAATTGTACGTCTGCGAAAAGAGTGGAATGATCTAAATCGATTCAGTGATGATTCAACAAAGTGGTGTGAGAGCGCTTTTATAGCACTGGTGGGGGGTGTGGTTTTCTGTTTATGTAGCGTGAACCGTTGGATTCAGAGATAAATCGATGGCTTTGGGTTATTGAAGTGTGGATCCGCGTTATTTTAAATGGACCAATGGAAAGAGAGTtcgatattttgtattttttaaaattttccgtGGGAAGGGCCATGTAtgtgaaattttgaattttgagtGTGTGTGCCCATAGGCGGCATCCACAAtggtttctctctttttttaggGCTACTTTTATTATTTGGCATGGTAAATAGTTATCAAAATTTCGATTAAACCGAAATAACGGATTAATTCATAAAGTTAGTTAAATTAATTTCACGGTTAGATTTTTTTGTTTATCTGGTTTGGTTCAAAATTTAGAACATTGGAGTTAAGTTTGAGTTTATTTGAATGTTGTATTATTGATATTGGATTAAAAAGGGTATATTTGACTTTCATTTATGGAGTTTTTTGTGAGAATATCTTGGTTGCAAGTAAAAAATTTAATgagtgagtttcatgtgagaccgtctcacggatcataatatgtgagacgggtcaattctactcatattcacaataaaaattaatactcttagaataaaaaaagtaatattttttcattggtgacccaaataagatatatgtctcacaaatacgacccgtgagaccgtctcacataagtttttgccaatttTAAAATTTCCGACTTATACAGTTATTAATTTTATAACTAATTTTTAGTTTGATAACTCATGTTCATACTCACACTAGTGTGTGTTATAAGTATGTTAAACATAACTTTTTGGCTTCATAATCTTTCCACCCACGGATCAATGCACGCACACATGGGTTCTTTCTTGGTCTTTGACTCGACTTTAATCAGTAACTCTCCAGTTTTTCTGGCATTTTTCGAGGGATTTGCTTAATTATGTGTCATCTAGTTGTTGACTTTTCatctatttcatttttttttaatctttttgaGTTTTCGTCAACActaaataacaaatataaatcaattaataaTCATGATAAGAGGAAGCAATGAcaatataaatcaattaataaCCATATAAATCGAGAACGACATAAAATTTGATGAAAAACGACAATACTTTTTGTGTTTAACAATCATATTGTTGGAATATAAATAACCTCAAGTTTTGGCAATGACAAATAATATCATCGAGTTGTTTCAGCATCCAAATGTCTCTATTTACAGGTTTCTAATCGCTGGATAAGTCATACTACTCGGCATAATATTACAAGCTCAAGCTATAGACAAAAAATCATGAACTGTATTTGTTTCATATCAAACTGGTTTATCGAAGTTATGCAGAGTCTGGCCATTCAATTCCAATCGGTTGGTCAGATATTAACAGATCAATATGGATACTCCAAGTCAAGCAGTTCAATGACTATTAGATCAAATGACTAACACAGTATCTTACCAACTCCCATTTGACATAAATATTTCCTAAAATGCCAaaaattcaatcaaatttttAGAAGCTCAGAGCCGaaacataaaaatcaaataaacgtTAAATGAACATTTAACGCAGTGTACAGTGAAAAGAAGTTGACAATGTCATTATGGCGGGAGTTAGTACAGATGATTGTTGAAAAATTTTACGACCGTTGGAGCTTTTCAAATATCAATATGCAGATTCACAAGCCAAGAAAATAATAATTCTATTCACGAGATTGAAGCTTTCGATATGCAAGGCTTAGAGCATACTTATTCTTTCAACATCAAGTTGATCACTTAACACACACATATCATTTTATATCATATCTTCTAAGGATCAGATTGTGTCACCCTACCAACTCCAGCCTTCAAAGCTAGTTGTTGGTTGTTGTATTGGTTTCTTGTGAACCTAGGGTTCTTAAATAGCCAGAGTTTGTGTTGAGATATCACAGAAAATTTCGGTTTTGACCGTGATAAATTCTAGTAGAAGTGAATTGTTATAAAACGTTGTAAAACTAAAGTCTTTCAGTATATTTTTATTCTTAAGTTGAAGAAttagtgacgtaggagtatttatCTCCGAAAGCGATCTCTCTCATTTATTTATGCACTTCATATTGTTTGTTTCCTTATTTCTAACGGTCTTGTTAAtcgaatatatataatttattactaaGTGTAATTGGACCGTTTTCTGCCCTCAAAACCATTTGAATAGTGAATATAGATTTGATCTACAATTATATATTTTCGGGTAAATAAGAATATTTAATTATTGagttagtctcatgtgagaccgtctcacgggtcataatccgtgagacggatcgaccctacccatattcacaataaaaagtaatactcttagcataaaaagtaatactttttcatgggtgacccaaataagagatccgtctcacaaatatgacccgtgagaccgtctcacacaagtttttgccttaattaTTTAGTTATACACATTATCAAGTAAATTAATTTTCTTCCGGTGGGTATTTAAATAGATAGAGTGGGCAAAAAATCCGTGTAGGTTTTAATTATAAATTCTAATTAAAGAATTCAACATAGAGATTTGTCTCTAGGTATTTATTTACGATTTGAACAATGggtaaatcattttttttattattaatatagcgtggcattaatataaattaaaatttaaaaattatacccTATATTATAAAAATAGTATAAATAAGTCAATCCCTCAAATtttcatataattatttttcaaaacaaATGGATTCTAGTGTTATATATATCTACGGCAGCCCACGAGGAATtttcatataattatttttcaaattttcacaAACGGATGCTCGTGGAGGAGAAGCATCAATCAATGGCAGGCCCACGAGGAAGAGTTCTATTTTATGCTTGTGCCCCAGATCTTTTAGTTTCTATTATGGATTCtagtatgatatatatatatatatatatatatatatatatatatatatatatatatatatatatatatatatataagatattataattttgataGAAATTATGTTTTGACGTAAACAAATCATTAATAAATCAATGATTTGTAATGGACAAGTCACCGGTTCCAAGAAACACACTTTGATCAGCCAGAACCGATGAACTTCATGAAGTCAAAAGGACTAATGTGGCAACAACCAAGGACAAAGGTCAACACATACAACCGTAAGGATGCTCGAGAAGATCAATTATGACCATTAGAAGAGGCTACTACAAAATGGAGAAATCTCGAAAAATATAAAGGAAGGTGATctagaacacaaaaaaaaaaagatttattaaCATCATTAGAATGCACATATGTTCTTGATCACCATGTATATTCATTGTTTGGG from Primulina eburnea isolate SZY01 chromosome 6, ASM2296580v1, whole genome shotgun sequence encodes:
- the LOC140834061 gene encoding histone H2A.2, with product MEATAKVKKGAGGRKGGGPKKKSVTRSVRAGLQFPVGRIGRYLKKGRYAQRVGTGAPVYLAAVLEYLAAEVLELAGNAARDNKKNRIIPRHVLLAVRNDEELGKLLQGVTIAHGGVLPNINPVLLPKKSGGETAAKAPKSPSKATKSPKKAAA